Proteins co-encoded in one Arachis hypogaea cultivar Tifrunner chromosome 13, arahy.Tifrunner.gnm2.J5K5, whole genome shotgun sequence genomic window:
- the LOC112735091 gene encoding uncharacterized protein, giving the protein MGLTPQISPNRDPRLKPWCDFVLGDSPFSVCFVMNIISWNCRGAGGKTFPTLIRDIRREYNTNFIILLETYINGSCGATIRDKIGFDNSFIVEANGHSEGIWCLWDSGSWKVDILEHNHQIVHVRLTSNNATTWLLSVVYGNPQRPNRRSLWTSLRSLAANINLHWCILGYFNALLHDYERQRGTRSANSGACSDFQSCVSDCRLVDLGYMG; this is encoded by the coding sequence ATGGGGCTGACTCCTCAGATAAGTCCGAATCGAGACCCCAGGCTCAAGCCTTGGTGTGACTTTGTCCTTGGTGATTCCCCCTTCTCTGTTTGTTTTGTGATGAATATTATAAGTTGGAATTGTAGAGGTGCTGGAGGAAAAACTTTTCCTACTCTTATTAGAGATATTAGAAGAGAGTATAATACaaatttcattattcttcttgaAACTTATATAAATGGTTCGTGTGGGGCTACTATTCGTGACAAAATTGGATTTGATAATTCCTTTATTGTGGAAGCTAATGGCCATTCGGAAGGAATTTGGTGCCTGTGGGACTCAGGTTCTTGGAAAGTTGATATTTTAGAACATAATCATCAAATTGTTCATGTTAGGCTTACCAGTAATAATGCTACTACCTGGCTCCTCTCTGTTGTTTATGGCAACCCACAACGCCCGAATAGAAGATCCCTTTGGACTTCCCTCCGTTCCCTGGCAGCCAATATTAATCTTCATTGGTGCATATTAGGATATTTTAACGCTCTTCTTCATGATTATGAAAGACAAAGGGGTACTCGTAGTGCTAATTCTGGAGCTTGCTCAGACTTTCAAAGTTGCGTTTCTGATTGCAGATTGGTAGATTTAGGTTATATGGGCTAG